In Verrucomicrobiia bacterium, the DNA window GGGCCATCATTGAAGTTATACAAGTCGTTATAGAAGGATCCGTCCGTGCTGATTTGGAAAACCGTCCCGGCATTCAAATTGTTGCCTCCCGACGAAGTCGTGCCATACAACAATCCATCCTGCCCGAAAATCATCGCTGCCATTGGATTGCGGCCGTCAATGGTTCCCAGATCCAAACCGGCCGGCCGAGGCTTCAGATTTTCTTCCCCACCTCCGTCGCCGCCGCCGCCGGTGTTCGGGGGAACAAAGCCCGCGAACGAATACAACACGGAATAATTATTGCCATTTGTATCCAGCTTGAACACCGTGCCGTCGCCATTGTCTCCGCCGTATTGCGTCGTGCCGTAGAGAAACCCATCCGGCCCCTGAACCAGGACCGCCTGCGGGGCGGCTCCGTCCGGACTGGCGCTGAACTCGTGCAGCAGCGTGTAGTTGTCACCGTTGGTGCTAATTTTGAAGACGGCGCCGAAGTCATTACTGCCGCCATTTGGCAGTGTCCCATACAGATATCCATCTGTGCCCTTGATCATCGGCGCCGAAATTTGTCCGTCAGAACTGTCCCCGGTAAAATCGTGAAGAATGGCGTAGCCCATGCCATTTGATTTTATTTTGAAAATCACGCCATTGCCCACGCTCCCGCCACTTTGCGTTGAACCATAAATTTCCGTCCCGTCAAACAACACCGCCGCGTAAGGATTGGAGCCGTCGCCGCCTGTGTCCGACGCGAACTGATGGATAACGCTCGCGTTCGTTCCCGCCAGCTTGACTACTGTTCCATTGCCACCGTCGCCGCCCGAAAAGGCCGTCGCGTAAAATGCGCCATCCGCCCCTTGAATCATATTGCCCATTGGGGACGTGCCTTCGTTGCCATTCAGCGTATGAAGCACGGTTAACGTCGTTCCGTTGGTGTCTATTTTATAAAAGGTTCCCTGGTTCGTGCTGTAACCCGTGGTTTCGCCATAGAGATTTCCATCCGTTCCAAAAACCAAACCTGCCGAGGGAAAATATCCTTCGCTGCCATCCGCGGGATAACGGTGGATCACCTGGTAACCGGAAAAATCCGGGTTGATTTTATAAATCGTGCCCACGCCAAACGCCACCGATCCCGGTACCGGCATATAATTGCCGCCGTATTGTGTCGTGCCGTAAATTGTGCCATCGGGTCCCTGCACCGGCGTGCCGATGGGATTGCCGCCATCTCCAAATGCGCCTTGCGTGAAACTAAAAAAGTGCTGGCTCACCAACCCGCCACTGCGGCTGATTTTAACCAGATACGCCGGCGTGGTAACCGTAACCGTGTATAAATATCCGTCCGCTCCTTCCAGCACTCCGGCATACGGACTGCCGCCCGTGTTGCTGGTAAAACTTTCCAACACCGAAAAAGTTGTCCCATCCTTGCTGATTCCGAAAACCGTGCCGTAGTAATTATTCGCCCCGCCAAAACTGGCCGTGCCATATAACATTCCGTCCTCCCTGCCTTCGGTTAATCCGGCAAACGGATTGACGCCGTCACTGCCGTTCAAACTTCTCAGCACTTTATAATTGGCGCCGGTGGCATCCATTCCGAATATCGTGCCTAAATTATAAGTTCCCCCGTTATACGTCGTGCCATAAAGTCTTCCGTCACTGGCCAGCAAAAGTTTTCCTTCTGGCCGCGTTCCATCTACCTGGTTCCCCGAAAACGAATGCAGAACCGTGTAACCGGAACCGTCGGTGTTCATCTTATAGACCACACCCAGATCGGACGCGCCGCCGCTTTGCGCCGTGCCATAGAGCGAATGATCCGTTCCCTGAATGACTTGGCTGTAAGGATGCGAACCGGTCGCCAGCGCCGTGAAACCAAAATTTCTGACGGTTTGAAAGTTGGTCTGGGCTTGCGAATCTATCGAGAAAGCCATAGCCATGGCTAGAAACCCTTTGAGAAGACGTGAACAGGACATGATCATAGTTGTTGTGCAATTTGAGTTGGTTTAGACCGTCAGAACAAAAACCCCTTTTGAGAAACCCTTTAGAATCCACCAGGGACCGGGATGCTCGGGAAATATGCCCTTCAAGTCAAGCGAAACTGCATTTTTCGGCAATGATTATCGGTTAATCATATAACCCGCGCCCGTCACCCATCCCTTGCAAAATGCAGTTATTTCCGTGCCTGACTTGCAGCCATACTATCTTGTTCACAAACTCTATTCGTCCCACTCCAAAAAATGGATGCATCCTTCAAAAACTTTTTTCCCGCAGCAAAAAAAAGATTTCAGCCGCAACAAAATTTTCCAATGGTCATTCAAGAAAAATCTCTCCTCATTTCCCCTCTCCGCGCCTCCGCGTCTCCGCGTTTAAAAAAGCCCCAACCCAAAATAGGGGTGCGCCCCACTCGCCAAGCAGCCACAGTTGCCCCTCGCAGTTCCAACTAAAAAATGTTACGCCTTTTGCCATTATGAAATTCGCCCACGCGTTTTGCCTGCTCGCGCTCTTGTTCGCCGCCGGTTGCCAAACCAAAGAAACCGCCTCGCCCCGCCAGGAAGCCCGCGCCGCGTGGGTCAACAACTGGCGCGCGACCAATCCCGTCTGGCGCGGCGTTCACCTCATGGTGTCGAGCGATAGAAGCGTCAACGATTTGATTGAACAAATGCCGCGCCTGCAAGCCGACGGCGTCAACGTCATCATCGCCGAGGTGGATTACAATTTCGATTTTCCCTCGCACCCGGAATTGCGCGGCTCGCAATACATCACCCGCGACGGCGCGCAACGCCTCGTCCAATCCGCGCACGACCACGGCATCCGCCTCATTCCCCAAATCAACTGCCTCGGCCATCAATCCTGGAAAACCAACCGCATGGCCCTCCTCGCCAAATATCCGCAATTTGAAGAACTGCCCGGCCCGCAGGAAACTAACAAAGATTTCTATTGCCGCAGTTGGTGTCCGCAAGATCCCGATGTGAACAAAGTCGTGTTTCAACTCATTGACGACATGGTGGACGCTTTCGATGCCGATGCCTTCCACGTCG includes these proteins:
- a CDS encoding family 20 glycosylhydrolase, with the protein product MKFAHAFCLLALLFAAGCQTKETASPRQEARAAWVNNWRATNPVWRGVHLMVSSDRSVNDLIEQMPRLQADGVNVIIAEVDYNFDFPSHPELRGSQYITRDGAQRLVQSAHDHGIRLIPQINCLGHQSWKTNRMALLAKYPQFEELPGPQETNKDFYCRSWCPQDPDVNKVVFQLIDDMVDAFDADAFHVGMDEVFIMASDYCPRCRGQDPAKLFAKCVNDLHSHIVGHDHIEMLMWADRLLDAKAEHYSMWEASANGTAPAIDMIPKDIIMCDWHYEKQKTYASVPVLLDHGFRVLPCGWQPLTNTLAFSAFSHEQREHNARVIGYLCSTWGKVKIPATGEWPPIVDALKEWK
- a CDS encoding choice-of-anchor tandem repeat GloVer-containing protein, whose product is MAMAFSIDSQAQTNFQTVRNFGFTALATGSHPYSQVIQGTDHSLYGTAQSGGASDLGVVYKMNTDGSGYTVLHSFSGNQVDGTRPEGKLLLASDGRLYGTTYNGGTYNLGTIFGMDATGANYKVLRSLNGSDGVNPFAGLTEGREDGMLYGTASFGGANNYYGTVFGISKDGTTFSVLESFTSNTGGSPYAGVLEGADGYLYTVTVTTPAYLVKISRSGGLVSQHFFSFTQGAFGDGGNPIGTPVQGPDGTIYGTTQYGGNYMPVPGSVAFGVGTIYKINPDFSGYQVIHRYPADGSEGYFPSAGLVFGTDGNLYGETTGYSTNQGTFYKIDTNGTTLTVLHTLNGNEGTSPMGNMIQGADGAFYATAFSGGDGGNGTVVKLAGTNASVIHQFASDTGGDGSNPYAAVLFDGTEIYGSTQSGGSVGNGVIFKIKSNGMGYAILHDFTGDSSDGQISAPMIKGTDGYLYGTLPNGGSNDFGAVFKISTNGDNYTLLHEFSASPDGAAPQAVLVQGPDGFLYGTTQYGGDNGDGTVFKLDTNGNNYSVLYSFAGFVPPNTGGGGDGGGEENLKPRPAGLDLGTIDGRNPMAAMIFGQDGLLYGTTSSGGNNLNAGTVFQISTDGSFYNDLYNFNDGPDDGANLKSPLVQAANGILYGTSAGGGSNYSGTVFSMDTNGNFGTLLYQFGSGSDGQNPQGALVLVGNTLYGTTQSGGSVFDGTVFSIQTNGAAFTTLHDFTDAEANTPYSGLTLAPDGSLFGTGSYGGTPPFGAIFKLFSRKGVISSIPATQVSGQSMMVNFTGGLPNQTYSIQASPNALTGWSTIGSAMADGNGLFQFMDSDSTNHTVRFYRSYGP